A genomic stretch from Aedes albopictus strain Foshan chromosome 2, AalbF5, whole genome shotgun sequence includes:
- the LOC134285974 gene encoding uncharacterized protein LOC134285974 — MSSTERRIKSLKTRQKSLLTSFQLVVKFVDGYEEETDCYEVPVRLEHLVSIWNDFNAVQGELETLDDTNVEAHLQDSIAFETSYFKAKGFLLSVSKPTSTPTTPSSSQSQPFSTTSHVRLPDIKLPVFDGTLDRWLNFHDLFISLVHSSHELSNIQKFYYLRSSLTGEALKLVQTIAISANNYMVAWNLLLDHYQNPIRLKQSYVDSLFEFAPIRRESATELHSLVEKFEANVKILKQLGERTECWDLILIRMLSIRLDSVTRRDWEEYCATQQAVTFQDLTSFIQRRVTVLQTIGKATEVSSSIPAKKPQSRPLSSHAVTHINSRKCLVCPDSHPLYQCNKFSKMNIEEKEKEIRRHQLCRNCLRKGHPAKECPSSSTCRRCRGHHHTQICPQSECDSSKSKAAEASPPADTSVQSAASPPSASVSATLEISGHAAVGATPKRVLLATAIIIVVDDSGREFPARALLDSGSECSFVTESFSQLIKARRRKVHLPISGIGQSKAHVRSMLLTTIRSRINEYTASVELLVMPKVTMDLPSSSLDVSTWKIPSEIQLADPAFYKTSSIDIVLGAELFFDLFSMSGRIDLGINLPVLVNSVFGWIVTGSSVATNTSTPIAANLALVTDLHQLMESFWSMEEGATTSCLSVEEVACEEHFQKTTKRSEDGRYIVRLPVKENILDNLDNNRRTATRRFRMLESRFATDANLQEQYSLFMNEYLSLGHMTRIVDYQQPRERVYHLPHHAVIREDSTTTKMRVVFDASCRTSTGSSLNDALMVGPTLQQDLRSILMRSRMHRIMIIADIKQMFRQILVDPLDTPLQRIVWRSSNDAPLDTYELKTVTYGTASAPFLATRVLKQLADDERTEFPEAAEILINDFYVDDLISGANSTEEARIRRKQLDSLLNRGGFQLRKWASNEPDAIADVSPENLAMQPSVDLDRDQCIKTLGLHWEPQTDCLRYKVQLPGTLKDETLTKRTALSYIARLFDPLGLVGPVVTTAKLFMQSLWLLQDSGRPWGWDKELPSSLQERWLQYEDQLPLLNELRIDRLITCQAPETVQLHIFSDSSEKAYGACAYIRSTDPNGLVKSALLTSKSKVAPIKQQSIPRLELCGALLAAELYQKISASMRSRMETFFWVDSTTVLSWLKCTPSTWTTFVANRVSKIQLATKDCTWNHIAGKENPADILSRGATPEALLNCTLWWTGPTWLQWTPNQWPTEFNADLHSPTISREARRAPAVALNVHHDHERSFIDELVARFSNYQRMLRITAYCNRFLRNCRKRSRKVTITDETFLSSEEIKVSEATLIALIQQQAFSVEWKQLSEKRPLSTKSKLRWFNPFMSDEGIIRIGGRLTHALQPFDSKHQILLPAHHPYSHLLVKQVHDRNLHAQPQLLLTLLRDRYWIIGARSLARKVVHTCIACFRAHPKRVEQFMADLPSTRVTAARPFGVTGVDYWGPLHLRPVTRRSAARKAYVAVFVCFCTKAVHIELVVDLTTAKFMQAFRRFTSRRGLCSQIYSDNGRNFVGASNELRKLLSSNEYRQAFALECTSNDIKWHFNPPKASHFGGLWESAIASAQKHLFRVLGPHKLDYDDMETLLTQIECCLNSRPIIPISDDPTDLQPLTPGHFLIGSPLKAVPDEDVSAIPFNRLQRWQQTQKIFQDVWKRWNTEYLSSLQPRTKWCQPPVAIERGRLVIIRQENCPPMHWPTARIMELHPGPDGITRVVTVRTADGIYTRPVSKICLLPVPTNSSTEGEHPKFPSSGIDTIQENLETAETT; from the coding sequence ATGTCATCGACGGAACGACGCATCAAGTCGCTGAAGACGAGGCAGAAAAGTCTGCTGACGTCATTCCAACTCGTTGTGAAATTCGTGGACGGATACGAAGAAGAGACGGACTGCTATGAAGTGCCCGTTAGGTTGGAACATCTAGTCTCGATTTGGAATGATTTCAATGCCGTCCAAGGAGAGCTCGAAACACTCGACGACACCAACGTAGAAGCGCATTTGCAAGATAGTATCGCTTTCGAGACCTCTTATTTCAAGGCCAAGGGGTTCCTTCTATCCGTCAGTAAACCTACATCTACGCCAACAACACCGTCGAGTTCTCAATCGCAACCCTTTTCCACCACGTCCCACGTGCGCCTGCCGGACATCAAACTGCCTGTGTTTGACGGTACCCTAGATCGCTGGTTAAACTTCCACGATCTTTTTATATCTTTGGTCCACTCGTCGCACGAGCTTTCAAATATTCAGAAGTTTTATTATCTTCGCTCTTCGCTCACCGGGGAAGCTCTGAAACTCGTGCAGACGATCGCAATCTCGGCCAACAACTACATGGTCGCCTGGAATCTCTTGTTGGACCACTATCAGAATCCGATTCGGCTAAAGCAGTCATACGTTGATTCCCTCTTCGAATTTGCACCAATTAGACGAGAGTCGGCCACCGAGCTTCATTCATTAGTGGAAAAGTTTGAAGCAAATGTGAAGATACTTAAGCAGCTCGGCGAAAGGACGGAGTGTTGGGACCTTATTCTCATTCGAATGTTAAGCATTCGACTTGACTCCGTCACACGAAGAGATTGGGAAGAATACTGCGCTACTCAGCAGGCTGTAACGTTTCAGGACCTCACTTCGTTTATTCAACGCCGCGTTACCGTCCTGCAAACTATCGGCAAGGCAACGGAAGTGTCGTCATCCATACCAGCAAAGAAACCGCAATCAAGGCCACTTTCCAGTCACGCGGTGACTCACATCAACTCTAGGAAATGCCTAGTATGCCCGGACAGTCATCCGTTGTACCAGTGCAATAAATTTTCCAAGATGAACATCGAAGAGAAGGAGAAGGAAATCCGCCGTCATCAGCTTTGCAGAAATTGTCTCCGGAAAGGCCACCCGGCCAAGGAGTGTCCGTCATCTAGTACCTGCCGAAGGTGCAGAGGTCATCACCACACACAAATCTGCCCACAGTCCGAATGCGATTCAAGCAAATCCAAGGCTGCAGAGGCATCTCCCCCAGCGGACACCTCTGTTCAGTCCGCAGCCAGTCCACCGTCAGCATCGGTCTCAGCAACACTCGAAATTTCCGGCCACGCCGCTGTAGGAGCAACACCAAAACGAGTTCTTCTTGCGACAGCCATAATAATCGTAGTTGATGACAGCGGGAGGGAGTTCCCAGCCAGAGCACTACTAGACTCCGGTAGCGAATGTTCATTCGTAACAGAATCGTTTTCGCAACTAATCAAAGCACGACGCAGAAAAGTACATCTGCCCATCTCTGGGATTGGTCAATCAAAAGCACATGTCCGTAGCATGCTGCTAACTACCATTCGCTCAAGGATTAATGAATATACCGCTTCGGTTGAACTTCTCGTTATGCCGAAGGTGACCATGGACCTGCCATCATCGTCGCTCGACGTCTCGACgtggaagattccttcagaaatccagttGGCAGATCCGGCATTCTACAAGACTAGTTCCATCGACATCGTTTTGGGTGCAGAGCTATTTTTCGATCTTTTCAGTATGAGTGGCCGAATCGACCTTGGCATTAACCTTCCGGTCCTCGTAAACTCCGTTTTTGGATGGATAGTCACGGGAAGCAGCGTGGCCACTAATACATCAACCCCAATAGCAGCAAACTTGGCCTTAGTCACCGATCTGCATCAGCTTATGGAGAGCTTTTGGTCTATGGAGGAAGGCGCCACAACGTCCTGTCTCTCGGTGGAGGAAGTAGCATGTGAGGAACATTTCCAGAAAACCACTAAGCGCAGCGAAGATGGACGATACATAGTTCGCCTACCGGTGAAAGAAAATATTCTCGATAATCTAGACAACAACCGTCGAACAGCTACTCGGCGATTTCGAATGCTCGAATCCAGATTCGCTACAGATGCAAATCTACAGGAACAATATTCCTTGTTCATGAACGAATACCTTTCACTTGGACATATGACACGCATCGTGGACTACCAACAGCCACGTGAAAGGGTTTATCATCTCCCCCATCACGCCGTAATCCGCGAAGACAGCACGACAACCAAGATGCGTGTTGTTTTCGATGCCTCCTGTAGGACTTCGACTGGATCATCTCTAAATGATGCGTTGATGGTTGGGCCAACACTGCAACAGGATCTTCGTTCGATCCTTATGCGCTCACGGATGCATCGAATAATGATTATTGCGGATATTAAGCAAATGTTTCGCCAAATTTTAGTGGACCCCCTCGACACGCCGCTACAGCGAATCGTTTGGAGGTCATCGAATGATGCTCCGTTGGATACCTATGAATTAAAAACTGTAACATATGGCACAGCTAGTGCCCCCTTCTTGGCAACACGGGTCCTAAAGCAACTAGCAGATGATGAACGCACAGAATTTCCGGAAGCAGCCGAAATACTGATCAACGATTTCTACGTCGACGATTTGATTTCTGGAGCAAATTCGACCGAGGAAGCCAGGATTCGTCGTAAGCAGTTGGATTCACTATTGAATAGGGGAGGTTTCCAATTGCGCAAATGGGCATCAAATGAACCCGATGCCATTGCCGATGTTTCGCCTGAAAATCTCGCTATGCAACCCTCGGTGGATCTCGATCGTGATCAGTGCATAAAAACACTCGGTTTACACTGGGAGCCACAAACCGATTGTCTACGATACAAGGTTCAACTTCCAGGGACACTGAAGGATGAAACGCTTACGAAACGGACGGCCCTTTCCTACATCGCACGCCTATTTGATCCGCTGGGATTAGTAGGCCCTGTGGTGACCACAGCAAAACTGTTCATGCAGTCACTCTGGTTACTTCAGGACAGCGGAAGGCCTTGGGGATGGGATAAGGAGCTTCCATCTTCTCTACAAGAGCGCTGGTTACAGTATGAGGACCAACTTCCCCTGCTCAACGAACTACGGATCGATCGTCTAATCACTTGCCAAGCACCCGAAACTGTGCAACTACACATCTTCTCCGACTCATCAGAAAAAGCATACGGTGCGTGTGCTTACATTAGATCTACAGATCCAAATGGCCTCGTAAAAAGTGCGTTACTCACCTCGAAATCGAAGGTCGCCCCAATCAAACAACAGAGTATTCCACGGCTCGAACTGTGTGGGGCTCTCCTTGCTGCGGAGCTCTACCAGAAAATTAGCGCTTCCATGCGATCTCGAATGGAAACGTTTTTCTGGGTGGACTCCACTACCGTCCTCAGCTGGCTGAAATGTACTCCATCAACTTGGACGACGTTTGTGGCGAACAGAGTGTCTAAAATACAGTTGGCCACCAAAGACTGCACCTGGAATCATATCGCCGGGAAGGAAAATCCAGCAGACATCCTTTCGCGTGGCGCAACGCCAGAAGCACTTCTCAACTGCACTCTGTGGTGGACCGGGCCGACTTGGCTACAATGGACACCTAATCAGTGGCCAACCGAATTCAATGCTGATCTACATTCTCCCACGATTTCTCGAGAAGCCCGTAGGGCACCAGCAGTAGCTTTGAACGTCCATCACGATCACGAGCGGTCTTTCATCGATGAACTTGTGGCAAGGTTTTCGAATTACCAGCGCATGTTGCGCATAACGGCCTACTGCAACCGCTTTCTTCGAAACTGTCGTAAGAGATCACGAAAGGTTACCATCACAGACGAAACATTCCTTTCTTCAGAAGAAATCAAGGTATCGGAGGCCACTCTCATCGCACTCATCCAACAACAAGCGTTCTCAGTCGAGTGGAAACAGCTAAGCGAAAAACGACCACTTTCCACAAAGTCAAAGCTGCGTTGGTTCAACCCATTCATGTCAGACGAAGGAATCATCCGGATCGGAGGACGACTAACACACGCATTGCAGCCGTTTGACAGCAAGCATCAAATTCTACTACCAGCTCATCATCCATACTCGCACCTCCTGGTCAAACAAGTGCATGACCGAAATTTGCATGCGCAACCACAGCTTCTTCTGACTCTTCTTCGTGATCGGTACTGGATAATAGGGGCCAGGAGTTTGGCCAGGAAGGTTGTCCACACTTGCATCGCTTGCTTCAGAGCTCATCCAAAAAGAGTGGAGCAATTCATGGCCGACCTACCTTCCACTCGAGTTACTGCAGCCCGGCCGTTTGGAGTAACAGGAGTTGACTACTGGGGACCATTGCATCTACGACCCGTGACTAGACGATCCGCTGCAAGAAAGGCATACGTAGCAGTATTTGTATGCTTTTGTACCAAGGCCGTACACATAGAATTAGTTGTGGATCTAACGACCGCGAAGTTCATGCAGGCCTTTCGACGATTCACTTCACGACGTGGACTTTGCTCTCAAATCTATAGTGACAACGGACGAAATTTTGTCGGTGCCTCGAATGAACTACGAAAATTGCTAAGCAGCAATGAATATAGGCAAGCGTTCGCCCTAGAGTGCACCAGCAACGACATTAAATGGCACTTTAATCCACCAAAAGCCTCCCATTTCGGGGGATTATGGGAGTCGGCGATTGCATCGGCTCAAAAGCATCTGTTCCGGGTCCTGGGGCCGCACAAATTAGACTACGATGACATGGAGACCCTTCTCACCCAAATAGAGTGCTGTCTCAATTCGAGGCCCATTATTCCGATTAGTGACGACCCGACAGATTTGCAACCGCTTACACCAGGCCACTTTCTGATTGGATCACCCTTGAAGGCAGTTCCAGACGAAGATGTATCAGCTATTCCGTTCAACAGGCTTCAACGTTGGCAA